The following proteins are encoded in a genomic region of Pseudoxanthomonas suwonensis 11-1:
- a CDS encoding glycoside hydrolase family 127 protein: MSGLRMSRRGFVAALGATALLPALPALGLSPPLGDRRGPLQAFPLEDVRLGDGAFARSSALNLRYLAALDPDRLLAPFRIEAGLPSPAPKYPNWESMGLDGHTAGHYLSALAQQAAQGSAGMRRRLDYMVAALSQVQAANGDGYVGGVPNGRVLWNRIASGDFQAESFSLEGAWVPFYNLHKTYAGLRDAWLLAGNAQARDVLVRFADWAGALVANLDDTQLQRVLDTEHGGMNEVLADVYAITGDRRYLALARRFSHRAILDPLLRREDRLDGLHANTQIPKVIGFARIGELDGDVEWIEAAQFFWERVALHRSIAFGGNSTREHFNPADDFSGMIASREGPETCNSYNMLRLTLLLERLRPDPRHADFYERALFNHILSTQHPDHGGLVYFTPIRPRHYRVYSQPQECFWCCVGSGMENHGRHGAFAYTHDESSLRVNLYLDSELHWRERGLVLRQRTRFPEEPRSVLEVATPRPQVFALELRHPHWLAGPLRVKLNGRRWPVESSPSSYARIERQWQDGDRIEVELPMSTRIESLPDGSDWVAVMHGPLMLAARSGEEDIEGLVADDGRGSHIAPGPYLPLDQAPMLVGERDALAAAIRPVPGESLVFEADALLRPTSFRGLRLEPLHRIHDARYMSYWRTTTPAEYPAVVAAIEAAERERQALEARTLDQVQPGEQQPEVDHAYQGRDSNTGSMLGRPWRDAGDRFSYLLRARRSVADGTPLVLQLTVFGGEWQAGMDVLVDGRKLGSIVLDGKGKDDLVVEEIALPPEALPALRGAGARVEFIAHGGKRTPRVFEVRVVASGPPRL, translated from the coding sequence ATGAGCGGGCTGCGAATGAGCCGCCGCGGCTTCGTCGCCGCGCTCGGCGCCACCGCCCTGCTGCCGGCACTGCCCGCGCTGGGCCTGTCACCGCCGCTTGGCGACCGGCGCGGTCCACTGCAGGCCTTTCCGCTGGAGGACGTGCGCCTCGGCGACGGCGCGTTTGCCCGCTCGAGCGCGCTCAACCTGCGTTACCTGGCCGCGCTGGATCCGGACCGCCTGCTTGCGCCGTTCCGGATCGAGGCCGGCCTACCCTCGCCCGCGCCGAAGTACCCGAACTGGGAATCGATGGGCCTGGATGGCCACACCGCCGGGCACTACCTGTCGGCACTGGCGCAGCAGGCCGCGCAGGGCAGCGCCGGGATGCGCCGCCGGCTGGACTACATGGTCGCGGCGCTGTCCCAGGTCCAGGCCGCCAACGGTGATGGCTATGTCGGCGGCGTGCCCAACGGGCGCGTGCTGTGGAACCGGATCGCCAGCGGCGATTTCCAGGCCGAGTCGTTCTCGCTGGAAGGCGCGTGGGTGCCGTTCTACAACCTGCACAAGACCTACGCCGGCCTGCGCGATGCCTGGCTGCTGGCCGGCAATGCCCAGGCACGCGACGTGCTGGTGCGCTTCGCCGACTGGGCCGGCGCCCTGGTGGCCAACCTCGACGATACCCAGCTGCAGCGGGTGCTCGATACCGAGCACGGCGGCATGAACGAGGTGCTGGCCGACGTGTACGCCATCACCGGCGATCGCCGCTACCTGGCGCTGGCGCGGCGGTTCTCGCACCGCGCCATCCTCGATCCTCTGTTGCGGCGCGAGGACAGGCTCGACGGCCTGCATGCCAATACCCAGATCCCGAAGGTGATCGGCTTCGCGCGTATCGGCGAGCTCGATGGCGATGTTGAGTGGATCGAGGCGGCGCAGTTCTTCTGGGAGCGCGTTGCGCTGCACCGGAGCATCGCCTTCGGCGGCAACAGCACCCGCGAACACTTCAACCCGGCCGACGATTTCAGCGGCATGATCGCCTCGCGCGAGGGCCCGGAGACCTGCAACAGCTACAACATGCTGCGCCTGACCCTGCTGCTGGAACGGCTGCGTCCGGACCCGCGGCATGCCGATTTCTACGAGCGGGCGCTGTTCAACCACATCCTCTCCACCCAGCATCCAGACCACGGCGGGCTGGTGTACTTCACCCCGATCCGGCCGCGGCACTACCGCGTGTACTCGCAGCCGCAGGAATGCTTCTGGTGCTGCGTCGGCAGCGGCATGGAGAACCACGGCCGCCATGGCGCATTCGCCTACACGCACGACGAATCTTCGCTGCGGGTGAACCTTTACCTGGACTCGGAGCTGCACTGGCGCGAGCGCGGCCTGGTGCTGCGCCAGCGCACGCGCTTCCCCGAGGAGCCGCGCAGCGTGCTGGAAGTGGCGACGCCGAGGCCGCAGGTGTTCGCGCTGGAGCTGCGCCATCCGCACTGGCTGGCCGGCCCGCTGCGGGTCAAGCTCAACGGCAGGCGCTGGCCGGTCGAATCCAGCCCTTCGTCGTACGCGCGGATCGAACGGCAATGGCAGGACGGCGACCGCATCGAGGTCGAGCTGCCCATGTCCACCCGCATCGAGTCCCTGCCCGACGGCTCGGACTGGGTGGCGGTGATGCACGGCCCGCTGATGCTGGCCGCGCGCAGCGGCGAGGAGGACATCGAAGGCCTGGTCGCCGATGACGGCCGCGGCAGCCATATCGCGCCCGGCCCCTACCTGCCGCTGGACCAGGCGCCGATGCTGGTCGGCGAGCGCGATGCGCTGGCAGCCGCTATCCGCCCGGTGCCGGGCGAGAGCCTGGTGTTTGAGGCCGATGCGCTGCTGCGGCCGACCTCGTTCCGCGGGCTGCGCCTGGAGCCGCTGCACCGCATCCACGACGCCCGCTACATGAGCTACTGGCGCACCACCACGCCGGCAGAATACCCCGCCGTGGTGGCCGCCATCGAAGCCGCCGAACGCGAACGCCAGGCGCTCGAGGCCCGCACGCTCGACCAGGTCCAGCCCGGCGAACAGCAGCCCGAGGTCGACCACGCCTACCAGGGCCGCGACAGCAATACCGGCAGCATGCTCGGCCGCCCCTGGCGCGATGCCGGCGACCGCTTCTCGTACCTGCTCCGCGCGCGTCGCTCCGTCGCCGACGGCACGCCGCTGGTCCTGCAGTTGACCGTCTTCGGTGGCGAATGGCAGGCCGGCATGGACGTGCTGGTCGATGGCCGCAAGCTGGGCAGCATCGTCCTCGACGGCAAGGGCAAGGACGACCTGGTGGTGGAGGAGATCGCGCTGCCGCCGGAGGCCCTGCCCGCGCTACGCGGGGCAGGGGCGCGGGTGGAGTTCATTGCCCATGGTGGCAAGCGCACGCCGCGGGTGTTCGAGGTGCGGGTCGTCGCAAGCGGGCCGCCGCGGTTGTAA
- a CDS encoding IlvD/Edd family dehydratase — protein sequence MSDSSNRPLRSRQWFGREGKQGFYYRSWLKGLGLPHDMFDGRPVIGICNTWSELTPCNSSFRELAEHVKRGVYEAGGFPLEFPVMSLGETQVRPTAMLFRNLASMDVEESIRANPIDGVVLLMGCDKTTPSLLMGAASVDLPTIGVSGGPSLSGNWRGKPVGSGTGVIEMSEMVRAGTLSQEEFTEAEACMQRSKGSCMTMGTASTMASMVEALGMSLPENAAIPAVDSRRFRLAHLSGRRIVEMVREDLRMSKVLTRKAFANAIRANAAIGGSTNAVIHLLAIAGRLGVQLTLDDWDEIGSRLPCLVNLKPSGEYLMEDFYYAGGLPAVMREIADHLDLDALTVNGRTIGENIADAPCWNREVIRPVHQPLRAEAGIAVLRGNLAPDGAVVKPSAASPHLLKHRGRAVVFESIEEMKARIDDEALDIDETCVMVLKNCGPRGYPGMAEVGNMPLPPKLLRRGITDIVRISDARMSGTAYGTVVLHVSPEAAAGGPLALVREGDFIELDVEARRLHLDVDEAELARRRAEWTPPPAPTRGWAKVYVDHVQQAHLGADLDFLVGGSGDTVGRDSH from the coding sequence ATGAGCGATTCCAGCAACCGCCCCTTGCGCAGCCGCCAGTGGTTCGGCCGCGAGGGCAAGCAGGGCTTCTACTACCGCAGCTGGCTCAAGGGCCTGGGCCTGCCGCACGACATGTTCGACGGCCGCCCGGTGATCGGCATCTGCAACACCTGGTCGGAACTGACGCCCTGCAACAGCTCCTTCCGCGAGCTGGCCGAGCACGTCAAGCGCGGCGTGTACGAGGCCGGCGGCTTCCCGCTGGAGTTCCCGGTGATGTCGCTGGGCGAAACCCAGGTGCGGCCCACCGCGATGCTGTTCCGCAACCTCGCCTCGATGGACGTGGAGGAATCGATCCGCGCCAACCCGATCGACGGCGTGGTGCTGCTGATGGGCTGCGACAAGACCACTCCTTCCCTGCTGATGGGCGCGGCCAGCGTGGACCTGCCGACCATCGGCGTGTCCGGCGGCCCCTCGCTGTCGGGCAACTGGCGCGGCAAGCCGGTCGGCTCGGGCACCGGGGTGATCGAGATGTCGGAGATGGTCCGCGCCGGCACCCTTTCGCAGGAGGAGTTCACCGAGGCCGAGGCCTGCATGCAGCGCTCCAAGGGCAGCTGCATGACCATGGGCACGGCATCGACCATGGCCTCGATGGTGGAGGCGCTGGGCATGTCGCTGCCGGAGAACGCGGCGATCCCGGCCGTGGACTCGCGCCGCTTCCGCCTGGCCCACCTGTCCGGCCGCCGCATCGTGGAGATGGTGCGCGAGGACCTGCGCATGTCCAAGGTGCTAACGCGCAAGGCCTTCGCCAACGCGATCCGCGCCAACGCCGCGATCGGCGGTTCGACCAACGCGGTGATCCATCTGCTGGCCATTGCCGGCCGCCTGGGCGTTCAGCTCACGCTCGATGACTGGGACGAGATCGGCTCGCGCCTGCCCTGCTTGGTCAACCTCAAGCCATCGGGCGAGTACCTGATGGAGGACTTCTACTACGCCGGCGGCCTGCCGGCGGTGATGCGCGAGATCGCCGACCACCTGGACCTGGATGCGCTGACCGTCAACGGCCGCACCATTGGCGAGAACATCGCCGATGCGCCGTGCTGGAACCGCGAGGTGATACGCCCGGTGCACCAGCCGCTGCGCGCCGAGGCCGGCATCGCCGTGCTGCGCGGCAACCTCGCCCCGGACGGCGCGGTGGTCAAGCCATCGGCCGCCTCGCCGCACCTGCTGAAGCATCGCGGCCGCGCCGTGGTGTTCGAGAGCATCGAGGAGATGAAGGCGCGCATCGACGACGAGGCGCTGGACATCGACGAGACCTGCGTGATGGTGCTGAAGAACTGCGGCCCGCGCGGATACCCGGGCATGGCCGAGGTCGGCAACATGCCGCTGCCGCCCAAGCTGCTACGGCGTGGCATCACCGACATCGTGCGCATCTCCGACGCGCGCATGAGTGGCACCGCCTACGGCACCGTGGTGCTGCACGTCTCGCCCGAGGCCGCCGCCGGTGGTCCGCTTGCGCTGGTGCGCGAGGGCGACTTCATCGAACTGGACGTGGAGGCGCGCCGCCTGCACCTGGACGTGGACGAGGCCGAGCTGGCGCGCCGCCGCGCCGAGTGGACGCCGCCGCCGGCCCCGACCCGTGGCTGGGCCAAGGTCTACGTGGACCACGTGCAGCAGGCGCACCTGGGTGCGGACCTGGACTTCCTGGTGGGCGGCAGCGGCGATACGGTCGGCCGCGACTCGCACTGA